From a region of the Acidobacteriota bacterium genome:
- the mutS gene encoding DNA mismatch repair protein MutS — MTDLTPMLKQYRRIKEQHKDTFLFFRLGDFYELFYEDAVTASRILQITLTHRGKGTSHHIPMCGVPFHSADSYIAKLVKSGHRVAICEQVEDPKLAKGIVKREVIRVITPGTITELNLLDSKSNNFIASFSPPGDFCGAAFIDLSTGDFRISEFQPENYLEPLAEQLRHFSPSEIAVPEEFSFPERFRKENLSSILTTSLPSWQFSPETSLRNLLTHFRVASLDGFGCQDRKGSISAGGALISYLKETQKANLDHIDRILPYDPSDYMLIDSTTRKNLEITKSLKDGSRKGTLISIIDFTLTSMGGRLLKNWILNPLLKKDDIDERLDSIEELLEKGIERAAIREKLRSIQDIERILTKIAIKSANPRDLLAMKNSLVILPQLASFGEKVSRSLITKTVAEIDSLEDIHQRLDASIAEEAPISTREGGIFKDGFSRELDELREINRTGKSFIASLEAKEKKRTGINSLKVRYNQIFGYYIEISRANLAYIPQDYIRKQTLVNAERFITPELKEYETKVLTAQDRIKELESELFEKLLEDLSENSSRIRKTAERIAVMDVLVSMAEAAAMNDYVRPRITEGDRIIIKNGRHPVVEKMELDARFVPNDTHLDNDDNQILIITGPNMGGKSTYLRQIALIVLMAQAGSFVPAQEAEVGLVDRIFTRVGASDFLVEGKSTFLVEMNETANILNNATSRSLIILDEIGRGTATFDGLSIAWAVVEYIHENPHISAKTLFATHYHELTELSATLPRVVNYNIAAKEWKDEVIFLHRLERGKADRSYGIQVAKLAGIPKEVIERAKEILFNLENNEFGKDGIPKLARGSKGTLCSKSFQFPLFSEPENGEIIIELREINLNKLTPLEALNVIDRLKKKIKE, encoded by the coding sequence ATGACAGACCTCACGCCGATGTTGAAGCAGTATCGAAGGATCAAGGAACAGCACAAGGATACCTTTCTGTTCTTCAGGCTCGGCGATTTTTATGAGCTCTTCTATGAAGATGCCGTCACGGCCTCAAGGATCCTTCAGATCACACTGACGCATAGAGGGAAAGGAACTTCCCATCACATCCCGATGTGCGGTGTCCCGTTCCATTCGGCCGATTCCTATATCGCTAAACTCGTGAAGAGCGGCCATCGGGTCGCCATCTGCGAACAGGTTGAAGATCCTAAACTGGCAAAGGGGATAGTGAAACGGGAAGTGATCCGTGTCATAACCCCCGGCACCATCACCGAGCTTAATCTCCTGGACTCCAAGAGCAACAACTTCATCGCGAGTTTCTCACCTCCCGGAGATTTCTGCGGTGCTGCTTTCATCGATCTTTCTACAGGCGATTTCAGGATCTCCGAGTTCCAGCCGGAAAACTACCTCGAGCCGCTTGCCGAACAATTAAGGCACTTCTCCCCCAGTGAGATCGCCGTGCCAGAAGAGTTTTCTTTTCCTGAGAGATTCAGAAAAGAGAACCTTTCATCGATTCTCACGACATCCCTCCCCTCATGGCAGTTTTCCCCTGAAACATCGCTCAGGAATCTCCTGACACATTTTCGGGTGGCCTCGCTGGATGGCTTTGGATGCCAGGACAGGAAAGGCAGTATATCGGCGGGGGGAGCGCTCATCAGCTATCTCAAAGAGACACAGAAAGCAAATCTTGATCACATCGACAGGATCCTTCCCTACGATCCTTCGGACTACATGCTGATCGACTCGACGACGCGGAAGAACCTGGAAATCACGAAATCCCTGAAGGATGGAAGCCGGAAGGGAACGCTCATCTCGATCATAGACTTCACGCTTACCTCCATGGGCGGACGCCTGCTAAAAAACTGGATACTGAACCCGCTCCTCAAGAAAGATGATATCGATGAGCGTCTTGATTCCATTGAAGAGCTCCTCGAGAAGGGGATCGAACGAGCGGCGATCAGGGAAAAGTTAAGATCGATCCAGGATATTGAGAGGATACTCACGAAGATAGCGATCAAGAGCGCTAACCCTCGAGACCTTCTGGCGATGAAGAACTCCCTTGTCATCCTTCCGCAACTGGCTTCATTTGGAGAGAAGGTTTCACGCTCCCTCATCACGAAAACTGTCGCTGAAATCGACTCTTTAGAAGATATACACCAGCGGCTCGATGCCTCCATAGCGGAAGAGGCTCCCATATCCACAAGAGAAGGTGGGATTTTCAAGGATGGTTTCAGCCGTGAGCTCGACGAACTTCGCGAGATCAACCGCACCGGGAAATCTTTCATCGCCTCTCTGGAAGCAAAGGAGAAAAAAAGGACCGGAATCAACTCACTCAAAGTAAGGTACAATCAGATTTTCGGATATTACATCGAGATCTCCAGGGCTAACCTGGCCTACATCCCGCAGGATTACATCAGGAAGCAGACCCTCGTCAATGCAGAGCGATTCATCACTCCTGAACTGAAGGAGTACGAAACGAAAGTCCTCACCGCTCAGGACAGGATTAAGGAGCTGGAGTCCGAGCTGTTCGAGAAGCTTCTGGAAGATCTCTCGGAAAACTCCTCGAGGATCAGGAAAACGGCAGAGAGGATCGCAGTGATGGACGTCCTTGTCTCCATGGCCGAAGCCGCCGCAATGAACGATTATGTCAGGCCGAGGATCACTGAAGGAGACAGAATCATCATCAAGAATGGCAGGCATCCCGTCGTCGAGAAGATGGAACTGGACGCTCGGTTCGTCCCGAACGACACCCATCTCGACAATGACGACAACCAGATTCTCATCATCACGGGACCAAACATGGGCGGGAAATCAACCTATCTGAGGCAGATTGCCCTCATTGTCCTTATGGCCCAGGCAGGTTCTTTCGTCCCCGCGCAGGAGGCCGAGGTCGGACTGGTGGACAGGATCTTCACGAGAGTGGGAGCTTCCGATTTCCTTGTCGAGGGAAAGTCAACCTTTCTCGTCGAAATGAACGAGACAGCTAACATCCTCAACAACGCCACATCCCGGAGCCTCATCATTCTTGATGAGATTGGAAGGGGAACGGCAACGTTCGATGGTCTCTCCATCGCCTGGGCTGTCGTGGAATACATCCACGAGAATCCCCACATTTCTGCAAAGACCCTCTTCGCGACCCACTACCATGAACTGACCGAGCTCTCCGCCACTCTGCCCCGAGTCGTCAACTACAACATCGCTGCCAAAGAATGGAAGGACGAGGTCATCTTCCTTCACAGGCTCGAGCGAGGGAAAGCAGACAGGAGCTATGGAATACAGGTCGCCAAGCTTGCTGGAATCCCAAAGGAGGTGATCGAGCGAGCCAAGGAGATCTTATTCAATCTCGAGAATAACGAGTTTGGGAAGGATGGAATCCCGAAACTGGCGAGAGGCTCGAAGGGAACCCTCTGCTCGAAGTCGTTTCAGTTTCCACTCTTCTCTGAACCTGAGAATGGCGAAATAATCATTGAACTCAGAGAAATCAATCTGAACAAATTGACTCCTCTCGAAGCATTGAATGTCATAGATCGCCTGAAGAAGAAGATCAAGGAATGA
- a CDS encoding DedA family protein, giving the protein MMQAIITALSVFASAFLEYIFFPYPGDTVMLLGYFLAGRGNIPLWLCIISSFSGSVAGAFTSYYIGYRMGTSYFFLRYRWVARRVERLQKYYERFGGRLLLINRFLPGLRGVFLYAAGMGRLRFFEVALYSTISNILWLILIGFLGLSVGTNWEDVRRVFKAYTGTLGIIFSAIFIVIIIRRLYKLWKEAKAR; this is encoded by the coding sequence ATGATGCAGGCGATCATAACCGCTCTATCCGTATTCGCATCGGCTTTCCTCGAATATATCTTCTTCCCCTACCCGGGCGATACGGTCATGCTCCTCGGCTATTTCTTAGCTGGCCGGGGGAACATCCCTCTCTGGCTTTGCATCATCTCATCTTTTTCAGGAAGCGTTGCCGGTGCCTTCACCTCTTATTACATCGGCTACAGGATGGGCACGTCCTACTTTTTCCTCAGGTACAGGTGGGTCGCCAGGAGAGTAGAGAGGCTGCAGAAGTATTATGAACGATTTGGAGGCAGACTGTTGCTTATCAACAGATTCCTTCCGGGACTGAGAGGAGTTTTCCTTTACGCGGCCGGCATGGGAAGACTGCGATTCTTTGAAGTGGCTCTCTACTCCACTATCAGCAACATCCTCTGGCTCATCCTTATAGGATTTCTCGGATTGAGCGTCGGAACGAACTGGGAGGATGTCAGGAGAGTCTTCAAGGCCTACACAGGTACTCTCGGGATCATATTTTCGGCTATCTTTATCGTCATTATTATCCGCCGGCTCTATAAACTATGGAAAGAAGCAAAGGCTCGATGA
- a CDS encoding tetratricopeptide repeat protein — MKNFPVTLLSLLIALFAWNVTECKCRGREEMKIADQLYFDKNWSEALDLYLKAQEKGCEDGITLYKISFCYMKAGDREKEKEFLNRAVKKLQQESSRKPTLDNLFYLANCYVNLNMREEWLDTSRKAIDLYEKGQLKKVKDSLSFFRIGKIYLDAGNNEKAAEHYRKAFELNKKNKLLPPEYIRRILVVIAEVDYKGKDFARASEEFEELVKIEPKYEDGYYRLAVSALNSGQYEKAESAWKKVIELHLPYSEEAQYNHRIARAALEESPLPETDESENKFKKMNDSELEAAIIELSRKGQDLKKTALDKKGDFQSIQNDLWKVRRTFIAACAEYIGRGILIRDLAITSGFAVQIMRKDAWEVPQKEESQ; from the coding sequence ATGAAAAACTTTCCAGTTACGCTTCTTTCTCTGTTAATCGCCCTCTTCGCATGGAACGTTACAGAATGCAAATGCAGAGGGAGGGAAGAGATGAAGATAGCCGACCAGCTCTACTTTGACAAGAACTGGAGTGAAGCTCTTGATTTGTATCTGAAGGCTCAAGAGAAAGGATGCGAAGATGGAATCACTCTGTACAAGATATCATTCTGCTACATGAAAGCTGGTGACAGAGAGAAGGAGAAAGAGTTCCTGAACAGAGCCGTTAAGAAGCTTCAACAAGAATCCTCGCGAAAGCCCACCCTCGACAACCTCTTCTATCTTGCCAACTGCTACGTAAACCTCAATATGAGGGAGGAATGGCTCGATACCTCCAGGAAAGCCATCGACTTGTATGAGAAAGGGCAGTTGAAGAAGGTGAAAGACTCCTTATCGTTCTTCCGCATAGGGAAGATATATTTAGATGCCGGGAATAATGAAAAAGCCGCAGAACATTACAGAAAGGCTTTTGAGCTTAACAAGAAGAATAAGCTCCTCCCTCCTGAATACATCAGAAGGATACTAGTCGTCATTGCCGAAGTAGATTACAAAGGGAAGGACTTCGCCAGAGCGTCGGAAGAGTTTGAAGAACTCGTCAAAATCGAACCGAAGTACGAAGATGGATACTACCGTCTCGCCGTTTCGGCGTTGAATAGCGGTCAGTACGAGAAGGCGGAAAGTGCCTGGAAGAAGGTAATCGAGCTTCACCTTCCGTACAGCGAGGAGGCACAGTACAACCACAGGATAGCAAGGGCTGCCCTCGAAGAATCCCCACTCCCAGAGACTGATGAATCGGAAAACAAGTTCAAAAAGATGAACGATTCGGAACTTGAAGCTGCCATCATTGAACTATCAAGAAAAGGACAGGATCTCAAGAAGACTGCTCTGGATAAGAAAGGAGATTTTCAATCCATCCAGAACGATCTCTGGAAGGTCAGACGAACTTTCATTGCTGCCTGCGCCGAGTACATCGGCAGAGGGATCCTCATCCGAGACCTGGCCATAACGAGCGGGTTTGCCGTTCAGATCATGAGGAAGGATGCATGGGAAGTGCCTCAGAAGGAAGAGTCTCAATAG
- a CDS encoding outer membrane lipoprotein carrier protein LolA gives MVIVVACFLLASGNPSRSSESADSILTMIQEKYSHLKSFTADFTQSFESKALGSGITERGKLYIRIPSQMRWDYEKPEEKIAICNGTDSWLYIKDDNIAVKANLAASGGSQALVSLLTGMVDLRDLFEGELISKAHGEVIAKIRLKEENDQFDFLLITVNTRQKRLTRIEVFDLLGNRMVYSFNNIEENVEVKPELFQFSIPPGARLKFE, from the coding sequence ATGGTCATAGTTGTTGCATGTTTTTTGCTCGCCTCAGGAAATCCTTCCCGGAGCAGTGAGAGTGCAGATTCCATCCTGACAATGATCCAGGAGAAGTACAGCCATCTCAAGAGCTTCACGGCCGATTTCACACAGAGTTTTGAGTCGAAGGCCCTCGGGAGTGGCATCACGGAACGCGGAAAGCTTTACATAAGGATTCCAAGTCAGATGAGATGGGATTATGAAAAGCCCGAGGAAAAAATCGCAATATGCAACGGAACGGATAGCTGGCTCTACATAAAAGATGACAACATTGCTGTGAAAGCAAATCTTGCCGCTTCGGGGGGGAGCCAGGCTTTAGTTTCACTCCTTACGGGAATGGTCGATCTAAGAGACCTGTTCGAGGGAGAGCTAATCTCGAAAGCGCATGGCGAGGTGATAGCAAAGATAAGGCTGAAAGAAGAGAACGACCAGTTCGATTTCCTTCTCATAACCGTCAATACCCGGCAAAAACGCCTGACAAGGATAGAGGTCTTTGACCTCCTTGGAAACAGAATGGTCTATTCCTTCAACAACATCGAAGAGAACGTCGAAGTGAAGCCAGAACTCTTCCAATTCTCCATTCCACCGGGTGCGCGGCTCAAGTTTGAATAA
- a CDS encoding YajQ family cyclic di-GMP-binding protein → MAEEHSFDIVSKIDLQEVDNAIHQAMKEIRTRYDFKGSTSEIIREGDEMVLVSEDQYRLKSVSELLSQKLVKRGVPLKGLTYGSIQESRGGNVIQKIALQKGIPIEKGREIVRIIKDTKLRVQASIMGDQIRVKGKNKDDLQSVIHLLRESSLNIDMQFTNYR, encoded by the coding sequence ATGGCTGAAGAACACTCATTTGACATCGTATCTAAGATCGACCTTCAAGAAGTTGACAACGCCATCCATCAGGCAATGAAGGAGATCAGGACCAGATACGATTTCAAGGGGAGCACCAGTGAGATCATAAGAGAAGGGGATGAGATGGTTCTGGTCTCGGAAGACCAGTATCGATTGAAGAGCGTTAGCGAGCTGTTGAGCCAGAAACTGGTCAAGAGAGGGGTTCCGCTGAAAGGGCTTACCTATGGAAGCATCCAGGAATCACGTGGAGGAAATGTCATCCAGAAGATAGCCCTGCAGAAGGGGATTCCCATCGAGAAGGGGCGAGAGATCGTCAGGATAATCAAGGATACGAAGTTAAGGGTTCAGGCCTCAATCATGGGCGACCAGATAAGGGTAAAGGGTAAGAACAAGGATGATCTTCAGTCTGTCATCCATCTCCTGCGCGAATCCAGCCTGAACATAGACATGCAGTTCACGAATTACCGATAG
- a CDS encoding polyprenyl synthetase family protein, whose translation MNIAEEIRANVKSDMSAISYLVADKLEKTETLFAEMLRSRIGIISTIGKHIANSGGKRIRPLVHLLSAGMCGHKGERDILFASIFESIHTATLIHDDIIDNAHTRRGRVTVNRKWGNSITVLIGDYLFTKSVFNALHDGNLKIIHRIAEITMKMIEGELMQEDSIGKIDLTEEEYIEIARRKTACLFSGCTSIAGIISDASDQEVKALEQFGMNFGIAFQLIDDLLDLTSDEKVLGKPAASDLKEGRLTLPLIYLLQIGILKHRKLITSILGGHDGEDSLKDVIKIVGENGVIKRARDRAFYFAEKAKIYLEAFPHSDYRDALINLTDLIINRDR comes from the coding sequence ATGAATATTGCCGAAGAGATCAGGGCAAATGTGAAATCAGACATGTCGGCGATTTCCTATCTGGTTGCCGATAAGCTGGAGAAAACCGAAACGCTCTTTGCCGAGATGCTGAGATCCAGAATTGGGATCATCTCCACGATCGGAAAGCATATTGCGAATAGCGGCGGAAAGAGGATCCGGCCCCTCGTCCATCTTCTCAGCGCCGGGATGTGCGGCCATAAGGGGGAGAGGGACATTCTCTTTGCGTCCATCTTCGAATCCATCCACACGGCCACTCTCATCCACGATGACATCATCGACAACGCTCACACGCGCAGGGGAAGGGTTACCGTCAACAGGAAGTGGGGAAATTCGATCACGGTCCTTATTGGCGACTACCTCTTCACGAAGTCCGTCTTCAATGCCCTTCATGATGGAAACCTGAAGATCATCCATCGTATTGCCGAGATCACGATGAAGATGATCGAAGGGGAATTGATGCAGGAGGATTCAATCGGTAAGATCGATCTTACAGAAGAGGAATACATCGAGATAGCCAGAAGAAAAACCGCCTGCCTTTTTTCCGGCTGCACATCCATTGCAGGTATCATTTCCGACGCCAGCGACCAGGAAGTTAAGGCGCTCGAACAGTTCGGGATGAATTTCGGCATCGCCTTTCAGCTCATAGACGATCTTCTCGATTTAACTTCCGACGAGAAGGTTCTCGGCAAGCCAGCGGCAAGCGATCTCAAAGAGGGAAGACTCACGCTTCCTTTGATATATCTTCTCCAGATCGGGATTCTGAAACACCGAAAGCTTATAACATCCATCCTTGGCGGTCATGATGGGGAAGATTCTCTCAAGGACGTTATTAAGATCGTCGGCGAGAACGGCGTGATCAAAAGAGCAAGGGATAGAGCTTTCTATTTTGCAGAAAAAGCGAAGATCTATCTCGAAGCATTCCCACATAGCGATTACCGTGACGCTCTCATCAATCTTACAGACCTTATCATAAATCGCGATAGATAG
- the smc gene encoding chromosome segregation protein SMC, with translation MLKLDKMELIGFKSFLGKTQVVFPDGITAVVGPNGCGKSNIGDAISWVLGEQSVKSLRGVKMEDVIFNGCESKKPLGMAEVSLKLVSDNGSVGNGTEEIILTRRLFRSGESEYILNGERCRLKDIRNLLSQIHIGVRTCAVIEQGRVEEIMNARPVERRLLIEEAAGILGYKSKRMLAEMKLEATKANLLRVQDIFAEVERQMNSLRRQASKARRFARLSEEKRRKQSLLFVLRHTNLEAELSGIDSSLLELKVKEAEILAQIGSLEAALEKGKQELSSKESDLSSFVETEHRLDKEMASLEARVRSSEEKIAELESAILRLVRDRESFSSDMAGADAIILEKEKDKRLHEIRRDEVLEKIGAREEELRRSRERESHLNRLIEERREELIRIAQSLAEQRNSMKGFEAGMGKIESTLQRRRKEEDEEARQMKLWTEELASLDAGRRGKEEQLQALRSELESMDSRVEFLREELKGREKLLSEKSLLLQSLQEKERIYLSPDVSMRGIDAGTQAIMQEDGGARVKNSGILADWIRVEDAFEKAIDGYMGELLPALVVRDIRDATEGMKLVKTIKAGSVKFLFGSQLIPKREEIKIPETIVASERFAGRLSDKVRCSDGIREVLEPMLMRCVVVRDIDSAREFFRDHPELDYVTLDGEVIRSGCLAMMRDSTVEGEGIMARKRKIGSIIKEIEKIGAEQIENERAVESLRSTMDAALNDENDIKEKIRTVEEELLELRHRAMNLSELLAHAAKKCQVLEEEISLVEEERRKLTSYMESGREVLSLKEKELEERENEVRLLKNELEAIRETLSEKGEELSSIHLELAEENKEIAVLDTDLAHLRESRNEAFERVNESHRNEAEWKETISELGEEIVCSGKVLEKLVLERKELCDRIEALRTEISSQKGSLQVMELELKERRSGLDGMRERLKERELLRVGLHSDMTHNAMNCREELGKEIEELASSVVLPSDAVEEILLQEIAELSDHIAKVGPINMMAMKEFDMLEERFKFLSAQKKDLTNSMESLQETIRKINRTSRERFLKAFEAIRQNFNETFKILFRGGKADLKLEEEQDVLESGLEIIAQPPGKRLQSISLMSGGEKALTAIALLFAVFRYQPSPFCLLDEADAALDDLNVERFLNLLKEFSNRTQFILITHNKKTMEIATILYGVTMEEPGISKVVSLKLN, from the coding sequence ATGCTCAAGCTTGATAAGATGGAACTTATTGGGTTCAAATCCTTTCTCGGGAAAACCCAGGTCGTCTTTCCGGATGGAATCACCGCCGTTGTCGGACCGAATGGATGCGGAAAGAGCAACATCGGGGATGCAATCTCATGGGTCCTTGGAGAACAAAGCGTGAAGTCTCTCAGAGGGGTGAAAATGGAGGATGTCATTTTCAACGGCTGCGAGAGCAAGAAACCCCTCGGAATGGCGGAAGTCTCTCTGAAGCTTGTTTCCGATAATGGATCGGTGGGGAATGGTACGGAGGAGATCATACTCACGAGGAGGCTCTTCCGGTCTGGAGAGAGCGAATACATCCTCAATGGAGAGAGGTGCCGTCTCAAAGATATCAGAAATCTCCTCTCGCAGATCCATATCGGTGTCAGGACATGCGCCGTCATTGAGCAGGGAAGAGTTGAAGAAATCATGAATGCCAGGCCTGTCGAGAGGCGGCTGCTTATCGAGGAGGCGGCTGGTATCCTAGGATACAAGAGCAAGAGGATGCTGGCAGAGATGAAGCTCGAGGCGACAAAGGCCAACCTGCTCAGGGTTCAGGACATCTTCGCTGAAGTTGAAAGGCAGATGAACTCTCTGCGGAGGCAGGCATCGAAGGCAAGGAGATTTGCCCGGCTGAGCGAAGAGAAGAGGCGGAAACAATCCCTTCTCTTCGTCCTGAGACATACTAATCTGGAGGCGGAACTCTCCGGAATAGATTCCAGTCTCCTCGAGCTCAAGGTAAAGGAGGCAGAGATCCTGGCGCAGATCGGATCTCTCGAGGCGGCGCTTGAGAAAGGGAAGCAGGAACTCTCCAGTAAAGAATCCGATCTGTCCTCATTTGTGGAGACGGAACATCGCCTCGACAAGGAGATGGCCAGCCTGGAAGCAAGGGTAAGGTCCTCTGAGGAAAAAATAGCGGAACTCGAGTCCGCCATATTGCGGCTGGTCAGGGATAGAGAGTCTTTCAGCAGTGATATGGCCGGGGCTGATGCGATCATCCTGGAAAAGGAGAAGGATAAGAGGCTGCATGAAATCCGGAGGGATGAAGTTTTAGAGAAGATTGGAGCGCGGGAAGAGGAGCTCAGGAGATCGAGGGAGAGGGAAAGCCATCTCAACCGCCTTATTGAAGAGAGGAGGGAAGAGCTCATCAGAATTGCTCAATCGCTGGCCGAACAGAGAAACAGCATGAAGGGGTTCGAGGCGGGGATGGGGAAGATTGAATCAACGCTGCAGAGAAGACGGAAGGAGGAAGATGAAGAAGCAAGACAGATGAAACTCTGGACGGAAGAGCTTGCCTCGCTTGATGCTGGGAGAAGAGGAAAGGAAGAACAGCTTCAAGCGCTGCGATCAGAGCTTGAGTCCATGGATTCCAGGGTCGAATTTCTAAGGGAAGAGTTGAAAGGAAGGGAAAAACTGTTATCTGAGAAGAGCTTGCTTCTTCAATCGCTTCAGGAAAAGGAAAGGATTTACCTGAGCCCTGATGTTTCGATGAGAGGGATCGATGCCGGGACACAGGCGATCATGCAGGAGGACGGTGGAGCCCGTGTCAAGAATTCGGGGATCCTCGCCGATTGGATCAGAGTTGAAGACGCCTTTGAAAAGGCCATCGATGGATACATGGGTGAACTTCTCCCGGCTCTCGTCGTCAGGGACATCCGGGACGCAACCGAAGGGATGAAGCTTGTGAAAACCATCAAGGCAGGCTCTGTGAAATTCCTCTTTGGTTCTCAACTGATCCCGAAGCGGGAAGAGATCAAGATACCGGAAACGATTGTGGCCAGCGAACGGTTTGCGGGAAGACTTTCGGACAAGGTAAGATGCAGCGATGGGATCAGGGAAGTTCTTGAGCCTATGCTGATGAGGTGCGTTGTCGTCCGCGACATCGATTCGGCGAGAGAGTTCTTCAGGGATCATCCGGAGCTTGACTACGTCACGCTGGACGGTGAGGTCATCCGATCAGGCTGCCTTGCCATGATGCGCGATTCCACGGTTGAGGGCGAGGGGATAATGGCACGGAAGAGGAAGATAGGGTCTATCATTAAGGAGATTGAGAAGATTGGTGCCGAACAGATCGAAAACGAACGGGCTGTCGAAAGCCTCAGGAGCACCATGGATGCTGCGCTGAATGATGAAAACGATATTAAGGAGAAGATAAGAACAGTCGAGGAAGAGCTTCTGGAATTGAGGCATAGAGCGATGAATCTTTCCGAGCTTCTTGCTCATGCAGCGAAGAAGTGCCAGGTTCTGGAGGAAGAGATCTCTCTCGTCGAGGAAGAGCGAAGGAAGCTTACATCATACATGGAAAGCGGAAGAGAAGTTCTTTCTCTGAAAGAAAAGGAGCTTGAAGAAAGGGAGAATGAAGTCAGACTCCTGAAAAACGAACTCGAAGCCATCAGGGAAACTCTCTCAGAGAAAGGAGAGGAGCTCTCAAGCATCCATTTAGAGCTTGCCGAGGAGAATAAAGAGATAGCCGTTCTGGATACGGACCTTGCCCATCTAAGGGAGAGCAGGAACGAGGCGTTTGAAAGGGTCAATGAGTCTCACCGAAATGAGGCAGAGTGGAAGGAAACGATCTCTGAACTTGGCGAGGAGATCGTTTGTTCCGGAAAGGTCCTCGAGAAACTTGTACTCGAGCGGAAAGAGCTATGCGATCGGATCGAAGCGCTGAGAACCGAGATCTCAAGCCAGAAGGGATCCCTTCAGGTCATGGAATTGGAACTGAAGGAGCGAAGGAGCGGTCTTGACGGGATGAGGGAGAGGCTGAAGGAAAGAGAGCTACTCAGAGTCGGCCTCCACTCCGATATGACACATAATGCCATGAACTGCCGGGAAGAGCTGGGCAAGGAGATAGAGGAGCTTGCGTCCTCTGTAGTACTTCCTTCCGATGCAGTGGAGGAGATTCTTCTCCAGGAGATAGCGGAGCTGAGTGACCATATCGCGAAGGTCGGTCCTATCAACATGATGGCGATGAAAGAATTCGACATGCTTGAGGAGAGATTCAAGTTCCTCTCGGCGCAGAAGAAGGACCTCACGAACTCAATGGAGTCGCTTCAGGAAACCATCAGGAAGATCAACAGAACATCCCGCGAGAGGTTCCTGAAAGCATTCGAGGCGATACGGCAGAATTTTAACGAAACCTTCAAGATCCTCTTCAGAGGTGGGAAAGCCGATCTCAAGCTCGAAGAGGAACAGGATGTCCTCGAAAGTGGACTTGAGATCATTGCTCAGCCGCCAGGAAAGAGACTCCAGAGCATCAGCCTGATGTCGGGAGGAGAAAAAGCCCTGACCGCTATCGCTCTTCTATTCGCCGTCTTCCGCTACCAGCCATCTCCCTTCTGTCTTCTCGATGAAGCCGATGCCGCTCTGGACGACCTGAACGTCGAAAGGTTCCTGAATCTGCTCAAGGAGTTCAGCAACAGAACGCAGTTCATCCTGATCACCCATAACAAGAAGACGATGGAGATCGCAACCATCCTCTACGGTGTGACCATGGAAGAACCTGGTATCTCAAAAGTCGTTTCTCTCAAACTCAACTGA